A window from Toxoplasma gondii ME49 chromosome IX, whole genome shotgun sequence encodes these proteins:
- a CDS encoding hypothetical protein (encoded by transcript TGME49_266065~Signal peptide predicted by SignalP 2.0 HMM (probability 0.912) with cleavage site probability 0.828 at residue 18), whose product MKLSQVSFVGTLVMLASAKRICEVYATSTRLLEKTNPTRALESEYPPHVRRPQFAETLVGTTSRAGKSLPALLQRPHRLQSITVVARSPTSGSEEEPALLSPQHSTRKGTAPSDLLTETRHADFRHLNAYDNGLADALEVTIAARNERNYRPGSHRRLPTTVPSVSRFAGSKQAATAQAAVSELTLTPSISCGFHCGLFPRLPENLLASGGKKRI is encoded by the exons ATGAAGCTCTCTCAGGTGTCTTTTGTGGGCACCCTCGTGATGCTGGCATCCGCAAAACGCATTTGTGAAG TTTATGCGACCTCCACACGGCTCCTGGAGAAAACAAACCCAACGCGCGCCCTCGAGTCTGAGTATCCGCCTCATGTTAGGAGACCTCAGTTCGCAGAAACTCTTGTTGGCACGACGTCTCGAGCTGGAAAATCTTTACCTGCTTTGTTACAACGACCCCATCGATTGCAAAGTATCACTGTTGTTGCAAGGAGCCCGACTTCCGGTTCCGAAGAAGAGCCTGCTTTGTTGTCTCCGCAACACTCGACGCGCAAGGGAACAGCACCTTCAGACTTACTGACAGAAACAAGGCATGCTGACTTCCGTCACTTGAACGCGTACGACAACGGCCTCGCGGACGCACTGGAGGTGACAATcgcagcgagaaacgaaCGGAATTACAGACCGGGAAGCCACCGACGATTACCAACAACAGTACCGAGTGTTTCGAGGTTTGCGGGGAGCAAACAAGCTGCTACAGCACAAGCTGCAGTCTCGGAGTTGACTTTGACGCCA TCAATCAGCTGCGGTTTCCACTGCGGGCTTTTCCCGCGACTCCCAGAGAACTTGTTGGCATCCGGCGGGAAAAAGAGGATTTGA
- a CDS encoding hypothetical protein (encoded by transcript TGME49_266080): MSSKCGISRTVDPDEPRGSESALFKSVVEGDIAAVSSVERPLMPSFSGHDTGRDSMLNVTPDSLSPPASKRLSHLSADILGAGLLPMKSTGNLSTATCEGSDPGSPPLPRAPAHLLVSAAVYSPVCGDYKKRNPPVDDRAEWCYRHTFHSISARPTLIQEHMLPCTEFHMTKPVNASSSATNERFCPRCGFPPDKCSSPRPSPRDDHSLKPQKFWKNEISNVNTIMRSAQGRDYLSGRTPNMEANWLSIEERPLNDGQQLTECQTDLSLSPARSTRSSGSVSSFVESKKLCVCSEAFGAPKPAYKNGGSHKRVPSQQRAVSTRYDSPRSGASQSHRESGRSKSGSECEDCSRRSAGKNSMSRTALFAVEGVHASKLVHLRRLRNGHYRRVSKPRYRRGDDGLFEDPLSQSFHSLKNCSCCAVEDASHVLISPNASISRRTGRDQGENNCRNYHEFEENLKGSPAKERDLPRRRSEQETESVSRLKAKIEELKDALRVADQRIATQQQDERAYIENVKALRQKLHRLEEKQTSGGSLNSETKLVQSQLNEQEVPLREAYIPKVATEDIGVQTRNVGVILLREPRLKSGIYADILLGSERRMMALRVDYALRLIVLTHQDTIKLIPVLDVLRMLTKYEELRRLLEKQGVRREEVPDEEIDHIVALFLSAGNPLSPLVIVFRSEHLRNVFVAHVTQLRFSAEVEGGHLFDKGFHGEQFKDDWLSATGGKKY, encoded by the coding sequence ATGAGTAGCAAGTGCGGTATTTCGAGGACTGTAGACCCTGACGAGCCTCGGGGAAGCGAGAGTGCTCTCTTCAAAAGTGTTGTAGAGGGAGATATTGCAGCTGTATCATCCGTGGAGCGCCCATTGATGCCATCCTTTTCTGGACATGACACCGGTCGAGATTCCATGTTGAATGTTACGCCTGATAGCTTGTCACCACCCGCGTCAAAGCGACTGTCACATCTGTCTGCGGACATCCTTGGTGCAGGTCTGCTTCCGATGAAGTCAACAGGGAATTTGTCCACAGCAACGTGCGAAGGCTCTGATCCCGGTTCCCCTCCACTTCCCCGCGCTCCAGCGCATCTCCTTGTTTCAGCCGCGGTGTATTCTCCGGTATGCGGCGACTATAAGAAGCGCAACCCCCCGGTTGATGATCGGGCCGAGTGGTGCTACCGCCATACCTTCCATTCCATTTCTGCCCGTCCAACTCTCATTCAAGAGCACATGCTTCCCTGCACGGAATTCCACATGACAAAACCAGTGAATGCAAGTTCGTCTGCCACTAATGAGCGTTTCTGTCCTAGATGCGGTTTTCCGCCAGACAAGTGCTCGTCTCCTCGACCCTCTCCGCGGGATGACCATTCTTTGAAACCCCAAAAGTTTTGGAAAAATGAAATCAGCAATGTAAATACAATCATGAGGAGTGCTCAAGGAAGAGATTATTTATCAGGACGAACTCCCAATATGGAGGCGAACTGGCTGAGTATTGAGGAGCGACCTCTGAACGATGGACAACAGCTCACGGAGTGTCAGACAGATCTTTCTCTGTCACCTGCTCGGTCTACGCGTTCTTCGGGTTCGGTGTCTTCTTTTGTCGAATCAAAGAAATTATGTGTTTGCTCAGAGGCGTTTGGAGCGCCTAAACCTGCTTACAAGAATGGTGGTAGCCACAAGCGTGTCCCCAGCCAGCAAAGAGCCGTAAGTACGCGGTATGACTCCCCAAGGAGTGGAGCATCTCAGTCACATCGAGAATCTGGAAGAAGTAAATCGGGTTCAGAGTGTGAAGACTGTAGTAGAAGATCAGCTGGTAAGAACAGTATGTCCCGCACCGCGTTGTTTGCGGTGGAGGGAGTCCATGCATCGAAACTTGTTCATCTGAGGAGGCTACGCAATGGTCACTACCGGCGTGTCAGCAAACCGAGGTACAGGCGCGGGGATGACGGCCTTTTTGAGGACCCCCTTTCACAAAGCTTTCACAGCCTGAAAAACTGTTCCTGCTGTGCGGTGGAAGATGCGTCTCACGTGCTCATTTCTCCTAACGCGTCAATATCCCGCCGGACGGGTCGAGATCAAGGAGAGAACAACTGTAGGAATTATCATGAATTCGAGGAAAACCTGAAAGGCAGTCCAGCGAAAGAACGGGATTTGCCGAGAAGGCGGTCGGAACAAGAAACAGAATCGGTCAGTCGCCTGAAAGCAAAGATTGAAGAGTTGAAAGATGCTCTTCGGGTAGCGGATCAGCGAATTGCCACTCAGCAGCAGGATGAACGGGCATACATCGAAAACGTCAAGGCTTTGAGACAAAAACTGCACAGACTTGAGGAAAAGCAAACCTCTGGTGGCAGTCTGAACAGTGAGACCAAGCTGGTGCAGAGTCAGTTAAACGAGCAGGAGGTACCTCTGCGGGAAGCATATATCCCGAAAGTCGCCACGGAAGATATCGGGGTTCAGACTAGGAATGTCGGAGTCATTTTGCTTAGGGAACCTCGTCTGAAAAGTGGGATATATGCAGACATTTTGCTTGGCTCAGAGCGCCGGATGATGGCGTTGCGGGTTGACTACGCACTCCGCCTTATTGTGCTGACTCACCAGGATACCATCAAGTTGATTCCAGTGTTGGATGTATTGCGCATGTTAACAAAGTATGAAGAGCTACGCCGGTTGCTGGAGAAACAAGGTGTCCGTAGAGAAGAAGTACCAGACGAAGAAATCGACCACATTGTGGCTCTTTTCTTGTCGGCAGGCAATCCTTTGTCACCTCTCGTGATTGTATTTCGCTCGGAGCACCTTCGAAACGTCTTCGTTGCGCATGTTACACAGCTTCGGTTCTCGGCGGAGGTGGAGGGAGGCCATTTGTTTGACAAGGGCTTCCATGGCGAACAGTTCAAGGATGACTGGCTCAGTGCTacaggaggaaagaaatATTGA
- a CDS encoding hypothetical protein (encoded by transcript TGME49_266090~Predicted trans-membrane domain (TMHMM2.0):20-43:303-326:332-355:359-382): MLGTFCGESNRDECGNRWSRMCNFFWWCSFVVAAGTLALMLYGEHHYAEEVHALTPLMRGYVPSPCSPLPVNDRKLVHIDCPLAELDTFYPPSSFSANVAKFTGVFFETKAEIFQHVQKGGTLGPFIEGDWVDHQVDLSQLPSMVMPGDTNPDFFPAVPGRGRVFTSKLKAGGFTLPSHLLTKFKKKQLLPLVDDGYYQPSESRPPTHLDYKNTQVKNNALYSGDPEHPRIGDVRVTFWGSTATHVSVIGLQTTGFLGSDRHIQGIPSPTLQNRTMSIFAEGDYSPAALVSEYVSETHASNTQTWVLRCASFLLVWFVLFVTVVTCNTSKTCCVVFLNSGLFALSIITGLAGLVWWRFDIVVATSLWVISSVAVVLAIVAWMWDSNTNGSRGSNRRQSGNSISSAASSVYAASGRWTNEHAPRGYLNRALLAKNEESDGAAGASDEHLQNS, translated from the exons ATGCTCGGAACATTCTGCGGCGAATCGAACCGCGACGAATGCGGGAACCGGTGGTCGCGGATGTGCAATTTCTTCTGGTGGTGTTCTTTCGTCGTCGCTGCGGGGACGCTAGCGTTGATGCTCTATGGGGAACACCACTACGCAGAGGAAGTGCACGCACTGACGCCACTAATGCGCGGATATGTGCCGTCACCCTGCTCGCCTCTGCCTGTCAACGACCGAAAGCTCGTGCATATCGACTGCCCTTTGGCTGAGCTGGATACTTTCTACCCACCCTCCTCGTTTTCAGCAAACGTTGCTAAATTCACTGGAGTGTTTTTTGAAACAAAGGCTGAGATCTTCCAACACGTCCAGAAGGGTGGCACATTGGGCCCTTTCATAGAGGGCGACTGGGTGGATCACCAG GTTGACCTTTCTCAACTTCCGAGCATGGTAATGCCGGGGGATACGAACCCCGATTTCTTCCCCGCTGTGCCTGGGAGGGGCCGAGTG TTCACCTCCAAGTTGAAAGCCGGCGGCTTTACACTTCCTTCCCACCTGCTGACGAAATTCAAGAAAAAGCAACTGCTTCCTCTGGTCGATGACGGCTACTATCAACCTTCTGAATCACGCCCCCCAACGCATCTCGATTACAAGAACACCCAGGTGAAGAATAACGCCCTGTACAGTGGAGATCCGGAACATCCTCGCATCGGAGATGTTCGTGTCACTTTCTGGGGCAGCACAGCGACACACGTCAGTGTCATCGGCCTGCAGACGACAGGGTTCCTGGGCTCTGACCGCCATATTCAAGGTATTCCTTCTCCTACGCTTCAG AATCGGACCATGAGCATCTTCGCGGAAGGAGATTATAGCCCAGCAGCGCTTGTGTCGGAATACGTATCTGAGACCCACGCGTCCAACACACAGACATGGGTTCTTCGTtgtgcctcctttctcctcgtctggtTCGTCCTGTTCGTCACTGTAGTAACATGCAACACGTCCAAG ACATgttgcgtcgtcttcctgaATTCCGGTCTGTTCGCCCTAAGCATCATCACGGGACTTGCGGGCCTGGTTTGGTGGCGATTCGATATTGTTGTGGCGACGTCTCTCTGGGTTATTTCAAGCGTTGCTGTCGTCCTTGCAATTGTGGCATG GATGTGGGACTCAAACACCAATGGATCCCGTGGAAGTAACAGACGACAAAGTGGCAATTCCATATCTAGTGCAGCGTCCAGTGTATATGCTGCCTCGGGGAGATGGACCAATGAACATGCGCCTCGAGGCTATTTAAATCGAGCTCTACTcgcgaagaacgaagagagcgacggcgcTGCAGGCGCCTCCGATGAACACCTTCAAAACAGTTAA
- the RPL31 gene encoding ribosomal protein RPL31 (encoded by transcript TGME49_266070), whose translation MKGTTRKAQNKSLQPVCRDYTIHLHKLIHGIQFKKRAPRALREIRRFAQKTMHTKDVRIDTKLNKFIWSGGIRNVPRRVRVRIARRRNDDEDSKEKFYTLVQHVPVASFENLKTEYVNEE comes from the exons ATGAAGG GAACTACGCGCAAGGCACAGAACAAGTCCCTGCAGCCTGTCTGCCGGGACTACACCATCCATCTTCACAAGCTGATTCATGGTATCCAGTTTAAGAAGCGTGCACCGAGAGCGCTTCGGGAAATCCGTCGTTTCGCTCAGAAGACCATGCACACCAAG gATGTCCGCATTGACACCAAACTGAACAAGTTCATCTGGTCTGGCGGCATCAGAAATGTGCCTCGTCGTGTGCGCGTGCGTATCGCTCGCCGACGAAACGATGATGAGGACAGCAAGGAGAAGTTCTACACACTTGTCCAGCACGTCCCTGTTGCATCCTTCGAGAACCTGAAGACTGAGTATGTGAATGAGGAGTAG